In the genome of Hugenholtzia roseola DSM 9546, one region contains:
- the ykgO gene encoding type B 50S ribosomal protein L36, translating into MKVRASVKKRSADCKIVRRKGKVYVINKKNPRFKQRQG; encoded by the coding sequence ATGAAAGTAAGAGCATCTGTAAAAAAACGCAGTGCGGATTGCAAGATTGTTCGCCGTAAAGGAAAAGTTTACGTCATCAACAAGAAAAATCCGCGATTCAAACAAAGACAA